The Croceibacterium sp. TMG7-5b_MA50 genome segment TTTCGCCAACTGGCCCGAAGGCACCGGCCGCATCGACCTGGGCGACCGGGTAGTGCAGGTCATTCCCACGCCCGGCACGCACCGCGACGGGGTCAGCTTCTACGACCCCTATTGCGATGTGCTGTTCACCGGCGACCTGCTGTTTCCCGGGCGGATCAACATCAGCAACGACCGCGACTACCTCGCCTCGCTCCGGCGGCTGCAATCCTTTTGGGAAGGCAACCCGGTGCATCAGGTCTGGGGCGGGCACGTCGACATGATGTTCGTGCCGGGCAAGTATTACCCGCGCTTCGCCACCTACAAGCCCTATGAACGCGTGCTGGAGATGCAGCCGGCGCTGATCGACGAGGCGGTGACATATGCGGCGGAGGTGCAGGGGCAGCAGATGATGCTGATCCGGCCGGACTTCGTGCTGTTCAACGGCGTCAGCCCCGATGCCCGCACGCGCGTCTGGCCCGACGGCGTGGTCGACATCAACCCGCCCCGCCCCTTCTGACCCGCGAGTTCCGACAGATGACGCTCGATCGCCGCACCTTCCTGCGCCAGAACGCCGCCGCCGCCTCCGCCACGCTGATGCTGACCACCGGGGAGGGCGCCCTGGCGCGGACGCCTGCCGGCCCACCGATCGATTTCAGGAGCAACCTGCCCGCCACCGGCAGCTTCCCCGACCGCTGGATCTGCGGATCGGAATCGCTGATGGACAACACCGACCCGCCGGTACAGGTCCACTGGTACAACGCGCACACCGCCATCCTGCGCCAGAACAAGGCCTACAGCTACGAGGCGCCGTTTGCCCCGCTATACTTCGGCAATGAGCGGGTCCTTCTGCTGGACGAAGGCTTCACCACCTGGCGCAACGACTGGGACCTGCGCGGGGTGGTGGACCAGTGCATCGCCGAATGGTGCGCGCGCCACGGCCGCGATCCTGCGGCGATGGAACTGCTGGTCGCCTTCAGCCACCTGCATGCCGACCATTACGCCGCGGTCAACCAGTTCGCCGACCGGCCGAACACCCGCTACATGGGGCTGACCCATTGGGAGATGCTGGGCTTCTGGGGCATGACCAACTTCCCGGAGGAGGTGGTGACGCTGGACCTCGGCGGGCGTGACATCCTGATCTGGGGATCGCCCGGGCACGTCGTGTCCGAATTCGCCTATTACGACAGCTACACCCAGATCCTCTACACCGGGGACATGTTCTATCGCGGGCGCTGCTACATCAGCTTCTGGGAACCGTGGTTCGACAGCATGACCCGGCTGATCCGGTTCTGCGACACGCACCCCGTCACCCATGTGATGGGTTGCCATGTGGAGATCAGCCGCGACGGGCAGGACTACCCCTACGGCCTGACCTGGCAGCCGGACGAGGCACCGGTGGAGATGAGCGTGCAGCAGCTGCGCGACGCGTACGAGATGGCCAAGACCATCACGGAGCCAGGCATCTACTTCACCGGCACCGTGTTCCTGTGCAACCAGACGCGCGGCACCACCACGATCGACGTGAACCCCTACCGCTACGACTAGCTTGCACCTGCTACCCCGCGACCCCAAGTCGCGGGGCATGAGCGAGAACCGGACCGCGATCGTGTACCGCATGGTGATGGACAAGCATGTCTGTCCATGGGGGCTGAAGACGGTCCACCTGCTGAAGAGCGCCGGCTACAAGGTGGAAGACCACTGGCTGCGCACGCGGGCGGAGACGGACGCCTTCAAGGCGGAGCATGGCGTGAAGACCACGCCGCAGACCTTCATCGGCGGGCGGCGGATCGGCGGGCACGACGATGTGCGACGCCACCTGGGCAGGCCGGTGCGCGATCCCGATGCGGTCAGCTACCGCCCGGTGATCGCGATCTTCGGCATGGCGGCGGCGATGGCGCTGGCGGTCAGCTGGCTGGTGGCGGGCACGATCGCCACCGTGCTGGCGGCGGAGCTGTTCGTCTCGCTCGCCATGTGCCTGCTCGCCGTGCAGAAGCTGCAGGACGTGGACGGCTTTGCCACCATGTTCCTCGGCTATGATCTGCTGGCGCGCCGCTGGGTGCCGTATGCCTCCATCTATCCGTTCGCCGAAGGGCTGGCCGGCGTGCTGATGACCTCCCATGCGCTGGACTGGCTGTCGGTGCCGATCGCGCTCTTCATCGGCGGCATCGGCGCGGTGTCGGTGTTCTACGCGGTCTACATCCAGAAGCGGGAGCTGAAATGCGCCTGTGTCGGCGGCGGCTCCAACGTGCCGCTCGGCTTCGTGTCGCTGACAGAGAACCTGATGATGGTGGCGATGGGCGTGTGGATGCTGGCGCGGTAGATCAGCCCGCTCGCCCGCGCAGCTCCACCGTAAGATTCCGCAGCCGCGTCAGCGTTTCCTCGCTCACGTGGTGCTCCATCCCCTCCGAATCCTCGTGCGCGGTCGCCTCATCCACGCCCAGGGCGCACAGGAAGTCGAACACCACTTGGTGGCGCGCGCGTGACATGGCGGCCATGGCCTGCCCCGCCTCGCTGAGGAAGATGGAACGGTAGCGGCGGTTCTCCACCAGACCGTCGCGGCGCAGGCGGGCGACCACCTTGCTGGCGGTCGCCTGCGTCACCCCCAAATTATCGGCGATGTCGGTCAACCGCGCCTCGCCATGCTGGCGGATGAGGTCGCCGATCAGCTCGACATAATCCTCCGCCATCTCGGTCTGGTGCGCCTCGCGGACCTTGCGGAAGGCGTCCGCCCGCTCAAAGACCTTCTGGGGATCGCCCTCTGCCATGCGCCGACCTTAACCTTGGGCAAGCCGCATGGCCAGAGGACCTGACCCCCCTCAGCCCAGCCGCTCGGCCACCAGTTGCGCCAAGTCCAGTTCGGTCCGCGCGCCGTAATGGCTGATGATCTCGCCCGCGGCGATCGCCCCCATGCGCAGGCACGTGGCGGCGTCTCGGCCGCGGACATGTCCCCACAGGAAGCCGGCGGCGAACAGGTCGCCCGCCCCTGTCGTGTCGACCACCCGCGCCACCGGCTCGGCCGCGACCTCGGCCCGCTGCCCGCGCACGATCGCCACCGCGCCATTGGCGCCGCGCGTGACCACCAGCACCGGCACTTGCGCGCTCACCTTGGCGAGGCCGGCCTCGAAGTCCTGCTCTCCGGTAAGAGCGGCGAGTTCGCCCTGATTGGCGAACAGGATGTCGATCTGCCCGTCGGCGATCAGCGCGCGGAAATCGTCACCATGGCGCGCGATCACGAACTCTTCGGACGGGGTGAACGCCACCAGCCGACCCGCCGCGCGGGCGGCGGCGATCGCCCGGCGCATCGCGGCGCGTGGCTCCTCCGGATCCCACAGGTAACCTTCCAGGTACAGGACGCTGGCATCCGCGATCGCATCCTCGTCGATCAGCTCCGCCGGCAGGAACTGGCTGGCGCCCAGGAACGTGTTCATGGTCCGCTGGCCATCCGGGCTGACGAAGATCAGGCAGCGCGCAGTGCTAGGCTGACCGGCGCGGGCCGGCGTGTCGAAGGCGATACCGGCGGCGCGGATATCGTGCGCGAACACCTGGCCCAGCTGGTCGTCCGCCACCTGCCCGATGAAGGCGCAGCGCGCACCCAGGGCGGCGAGGCCCGCGAGCGTGTTGGCGGCGGAGCCGCCCGAAATCTCCCGCGCGGGGCCCATGGCGTCGTACAGGGTTGCGGCCCCCGCCTCGTCCACCAGGGTCATGCCGCCGCGGTTGAGGCCGAGCCGCGCGATCAGGTCGTCGGCGGCGGGCGCCATCACGTCGACAATCGCATTGCCGATGGCGATCACATCGTAACGGGGTTCAGGCATGAAGCATCCAGATAGGGGAGGGGTGCAGCGCGGCAGGCCTGCCGCAGCGGGCGTTGACTTGCCCTGCCGCTCGCGCGATCGCAACCCCCGTATGCATCACGTCGCCCGATCCCTGCTGCTGGCATTGCGCCAGCTGGCCGAGCGCCAGGTGCTGGCCATCCTGCTCCGCAGCCTGCTGGTATCGCTGGCGCTCTACGCCGTACTGGCAGGTGCCGGCTGGTGGGGGCTGGACCGGCTGTTCGCCTGGGCCGGGCTGGAAGACGCGCTGTTCGCCGGGGCAGGGCCGCTGCGCGGGCTGCTGTCGGTACTGCTGGTCGTCACCGGCCTGTGGCTCGGCTGGCGGATCGTCGCCATGGCGGTGATCGCCTTCTTCGCCGACGAGGTGGTCGCGGTCGTGGAGCGCCAATACTACCCCGCCGCCGCCGCCCGTGCGCGCGAGCCGTCGCTGCCGGTGCAGGCAAGGGTGGCCCTGGCCGGGGCGGGACGCGCATTGCTGGTGAACCTGCTGGTGCTGCCGCTGGCCATCGCGTTGCTGGTGACGGGCGTGGGGACGCTGGCGTTGTTCCTGCTGGTCAACGCCGTGCTGCTGGGGCGGGAGCTGCAGGACATGGTCTGGCTGCGCCATCGGGTCGGGACCGGCGCGCCTGCGCCGTTCACCCGCGCCGAGCGGTTTCTGCTGGGCGGCGCAATCGCCGTGCTGCTGGCGCTGCCGGGTATTGCGTTCATCGCCCCGCTGCTAGGTGCTGCCGCCGCCACCCATCTGCTGCATCGCAAGCCGGAGCCTTGATGAACACGCGTCTGCTCAAACCCCTGCTGCTCGCCGCGCCCATGCTGCTGGCGGCGGGCTGTTCCACCATCCCGCAGGCGGGCAGCGTGCCGCGGCCGCAGCCGCGCCCGCCGGGGCAGACGCAGGTGCCGCCCCCCGCCCGTCCCACTGCGCCGCCGCAGACCGGCTTCCAGGCGCCGCAGATCCAGCGGATCGCCGGGCTGGACCGCGTCATAGAGCGGCCGGCAGGCCAGTTGCAGCAGCTCTTCGGCCAGCCCCGGCTGGACGTACAGGAAGGCGATATGCGCAAGCTGCAATTCAGCGGCCGTGCCTGCGTGCTGGACGTCTATATGTATCCCCTGCGCGCCGGGGCGGAGCCGGTCGCCACCTGGGTGGAGGCGCGCCGTGCCAGTGACGGTCAGGCGGTCGACCGCGCCGCCTGCGTCGCCGCGCTGGGAAGGCGCTAGGTCACGAACAGCCCGGCACCGGCGCGCCCAAGGGGGCGAGCGGGATGGCCTGGCCCAGCACCGCCTGTCCCGTGGGGGAGGGGTGCAGCCCGTCACCCCGATCGACCGACGGCAGCAGGTAGCCGGGCCGGGCCGGATCGGTCAGCGCCGGATCGAGGTCGATCACCGCATCGAAGTGACCCGGCGCGCGGATCCACGCATTCACGGCCTGCCGGTCCTCCTCCGCCAGAGTGTCGGAGCGATAGGTGCGCGTGTCGCGGAACGGCAGGATCGTAATGCCGACAATGCGCACGCCGCGATCATGCGCGCGCGCGATCATCTGGCGGTACCCCTCGATAATCGCGGCGACCGTGCGCGTGCGGCTTTCGCGCGTCACCGCCTCTTCCCGCGACAGCTTGCCGATGTCGTTCACGCCTTCGAACACGAGCACGGTGGCAAGACCGGGCTGCGACAGCACGTCACGCTCGAACCGCGCGGTCGCGGCCTGGCCGGTGTCATGCTTGGCCACGCGCCCGCCGCTGATGCCGAGGTTCACGATGCTCCAGCCCGCCATGCCCGGCTGCGCCCGCAGGCGCGTCGCCAGCACTTCCGTCCAGCGATCGGTCCCGGTCAGCGTGCCGCCGCCATGCGCGGTTATGGAGTCACCGATCGCGGCGATCGTGCGCGCGCACCGACCGCCTTCCACATGCACGCCGGACAATACGGGCAGGCGGTCGCCCGGCGTGCTGGCGGGCAGGGTGGCGGGATCGCCGGCCACTGTGCCGAAGGTGGTGAAGACCATGTTCTGCGGCACGGAGGAGATCGTCTCCGCCGCCTGCGGCAGATGGTAGGTGATGGCCACCGTGCCCCCGGCACTCACCGGCAGCGGCACGGGGTCGGACAGGTAGTCGGCGCCCGGCGGGATCTGGACAAAGGCGGCACCATTGAAGGTCACCGGCCGTGCGGTGGCCGGGTCGATCAGGTCGCGCCCCGGCTCGGGCGCGATGGCGGCGCGTACCTGGTGCACCAGCAGCGGCCCGGTGCCGAACGCGTTGGAGAAGCGCAGGCGGATCTGCGGACCGCCGGCGGTGACCAGCACCTGCGCGCGCACGGTGGTGTCGGGACCGGGGCCATTCCGCACCTCGCTCGCGGCCATCATCGGGCGGGTCCAGCCGGCGATCCATTGCTGCCCGCCATCCTGTGCCAACGCTGGCACCGTCGCCATCAGCAGCGCGCCCGCGACCATCCCGCCCAACTTCATGCCGATATCCTCCCTACGGTGCGACCGGGCCGTGGAAGTCGATCTCCACGATGCCCAGCCGCCAGCCGGGCTGCACCTCGTCCGCCCCGGTGTCGCCCGCTGCGCGGGGCGTGGCAAGCTCCACGATCTGGCCGAAGGCATCGCGATCGGCCACCGGCGCGGTCTGCACGATCCGCAGCACACGGCCGGCAGCGGGCGGGAAGGCGATGTTGGCATAGCCGAGCGATTGCGGCGTCGCCCCTTCCCACACGGTGCGCCCGTCCAGCTCCAGCCGTAGCGGATAGCCGCGCGTGCGCCAGCCGACCGCCTTCATGTCCACTTCGCTCAGCCGAACGACCTTGCCGAAATCGAAGGTGATCTCCGCCCCCCGCTGCGTACCGTCGCTGACCCAGCGGGTCAGTTCGTTGTCGTCATTCAGCATCGCCAGTTCTCCCGCATTGCCGGGGCTGGTGACGGCGACCGGATGGTGCGTTGTGCGCGTGGGGGTCAGCGTCGGTGCCCCCGGTGTGACCCCGCGTGACAGGCTGGCGACCTGATGCCGTTCGGGAAAGTCGGTGGACAGGCCGCCGCTCGCCGCCGCCGGCTGCGCGGTCGGCAGCTCGATCGTGACCGGCGCCATGCCATCCGCCCGCGCGGTCAGGCGCACCGGGCCGGTGCCGCCCGCATTGGCGCGCACCATCACCCGGTTGATGCCGTTCTCCACCGGCAGATCGAGCGACAGGATGTAATTGTCCTCCTCCCGCGCCGTGCCGGGATATCGTTCGTCATGCCCCGCCACAGGCACCGCTGGGCGAGGGCGGCCGGAGGAATCGCCCTGCGCGATGCCGCCACGCCAGCCGGCCGGCCCATCCACTGTCCAGTGGATCATGTCGTTGGCGACAGGCACGCGTCGGCCCGCGGCGTCGACCACCTCCACATCGACCAGCGCCAGATCGGCCCCGTCCAGCACCAGTCCGCGCGGGGAGGTATGCGGCGTCAGCTTCAGCGCGGCGGGTGCGCCGGTGGTCTCCAGCTTGTGCCGGGTGACGGAACGGTCCGCATGCCGCGCCACCGCCTCCAGCACGCCGCCGTTCCATACCACATCGGGCCAGGTGAACAGGAAGCCGTCACTCCTCGCCCCCGGCCCCAGCGACCGGCCGTTGAGGAACAGTTCCACCTCTTCCCCCGTGGAGACGACCTGCACCGGCTTCACCGTGCCCGGCGCGTAGTTCCAGTGGCCGAGGATGTGCGTGCCGGGCGCCGGATCGACCCAGCCGTTCCACATGACCTGGTGCGCGAAGAAGCTGGCCTTGGGCAGGCGCATCGCATCCACCTCTCCCGATCGGCGGTAATTGTTGTCGCCCCGGTAATGCGTGTTGCTGTCGGACCAGATGATGTTCACCCCGCCCGCGCTGACGCGATCACCGGTGCCCGGCCGCACGCGATAATACTCGTACCAGCGCCGCACGTCCTCCACCGCCTGGCTGTCGCCGTTGCGGTTGTAGTCCGGCGCGTCCTGATGGAACGGCGGGGTCCAGTTGTCCTGGTACAGGCGCGCGCTCTCGTCCCGCGAATATTCCATCGCCCACATCGGGATGTCGCCGCTCTTGTTGATGTACAGCATCTCCCCGCCATATTCGGCGATGGTGCTGTCGAGCATCTCCCGGCTGCCGATCGCCCGGCCGCCATGCGGGTCGTAGCGATCGCGGATCGCCTTCAGCTCGGCCATGTGGCCCTCGCTGATGCTCTCGTTGCCGCCTTCCCAGAACACTACGGAGGGATTGTTGCGGTTGTAGATGATGTTGTCGCGCATCAGCGCCACCCGCATCTCCCACCGGCGGTCGTTCACGTCTCGCTCCGAATCGCCGGCCGGCACCGCCTGCAGCAGGCCCACCCGGTCGGCGGATTCCACGTCCTGCTTCGACGGGGTGATGTGCATCCAGCGCACCAGATTGCCGCCGCTGTCGACCAGCAATTGGTTGGAGAAATCGCTGATCCATGGCGGCAGCGACACGCCCACCGCCGGCCATTCGTTGGACGAACGCTGGGCATAGCCGTGCATCTGGATCGCCCGGCCGTTCAGCTGCACGGTGCCGTTGTCGAAGTCGAGTTTGCGGAAGCCGGTGACGACATCCACGCTGTCGATCGGTCGCCCGCCCTCCAGCAGCGTCGTTGTGACGGTGTAGAGGTAGCCATGCCCCCAGCTCCACCACTGGAGGTCGGCCACCACCTGTTCGGCCGAGAGGGAGCGGCTTTCCCCGGCGGCGACCGCTTGCGGCGTGCCATCGAACGTAGCCTTCAGCGTACCGTCGCGGTCGCGCAGCTCCGCCCGCAGGGTCAGCGTGCGCGGCGTCGTCCCATCGTTGCGGACCTGCGTCTCCGCATGTATCGTGGCGCTACGGGCGGCGAGGTCGAAGCCGTCAGCCCAGACATATTGCCCGGTCGTGCCAAGGCCCGCCCACAGGGGCAGGGTCTGGTAGGTATCGCCGGTCAGGTGCAGGCGGACATTCTTGGTGATGCCGCCATAGTTCACGTTGAAGTTGCGGTCGTTCCACTGGAAGCGGCTGCCACTCTCCCGCTCCTTGTAGTCCCATGCATTGTCGACCCGCACCGCCACCACGTTCTCGCCAGGGCGCAGCAGGGGCGTGATATCCGCGCCAAACGCCATGGCCCCGTTTTCCGACAGGACCACCGACGTGCCGTTGACCCAAACCTCCGCCGCCTGGCGCACCCCCTCGAACTCCAGCAGCGCCTTGCCGCCCTGATCAGATACCGGCGCGTCGGACGGCAGCGTGAAGCGCTTGCGGTACCAGGTAATGCCGGTGGAAAGGTCGCGGATGTCGCGGGCGAACGCCTCCGTCTCGTTGAAGGCGTTGGGCAGCACCACCGCCTGCCAACCCGCATCGTCGAAGCGCGGCGTGGCGGCATCGGCCTGCTCGCCATGATGCATCCGCCAACCGGTGTTGAAGTTGAACGTCTGCCGCGGGCTGGCGACATGGACGGACGCATCCTGCGCCAAAACCGGCCACGACGAAGGCGCGGTCAGGCAGGCACCCGCCAGGATAAGGGTTTTCAGACGCATCGTGGCCTCTCCGCCGCCTTTGGTTGACCGCGATGCTAAATTGCCCTGACCAATAGTTCAACATTCGAATTGGCGGTCTACGATGTGGGATCAGTACCCGACCGCGTAACCCATCCGTCGCGGATCGGCGCCTGCCACCCGGCTGCCGGACGGGTCGACCAGAATACCCTGGATGCTGCCGATGGCGTACGGGCCGACCGGCTCGATCCGGTGGCCCATCGCGGAAAGCTGCTGCAGCACTTCGGCCGGGATACGATCCTCCGCCTGAACGGTAATCGCGGCGCCGGGCCGGTAGAAGCTGGGATCGGCGTTGAGGGCGAAGCGCGGCGCCTCGATCGCCTCCTGGATCGGCATGGCGCGATCCACCAGATTGACCAGCGTCTGGAACTGCGTCTGGCCGATCGTCTCCCCGCCGGGGCTGCCGAACACCGCTTTCAGCCGGCCCTGGTCCAGCACGATGGTGGGCCCATTGCCCAGCAGGGGCACCTTGCCCGGCGCCACATGGTTGGGATGTGCCGGGTCGGGCGCCGTGGAGCCGAGCCGAAGGCCGTTGTTGAACAGCACGCCCGTGTCGCCCATCACCAGGAACGTGCCGAAGCCGCCGCCGATCGTGGTGGTGACCGCAATCGCGTTCCCGTCCGCATCCACCGCTGACAGGCTGGTCGTGTCCCCGCCGCGCGAACGCTCGTCCGCCAGATGCGCCAGCTGACGCGGGCGGGTCAGTGCGAATTGCGCCGGGTCCGCGCCTTCGGGGTACAGTCCCGCGCGTGCGGGATCGATCAGCCGCCGCCGGCTCTCCGCGAACCGCTTGGACAGCAGCCCGGCGACTGGCGCATCGGCGAACGCAGGATCGGCCGCCCAGCGATAGACATCGGCCTTGGCGACCTTGATCGCCTCGATCAGCAGGTGGAGCAATCGTGGATCGCCGGCGGGCAGGGCGGCGAGGTCGAAGCCTTCGACCAGGTTCAGCTGCGCGCACATCTCCAGCCCCGTGCGACTGGTCAGCGGGCTGCAATATACGTCCAGACCGCGATAGGTGGTGCTGACGGGATCGGCCCAGCGCGGCTGGTAGCGGGCAAGGTCCTCCGCGCGGAGCCAGCCACCCTGCTGGCGGCTGAACCGGTCGAACTCCTGCGCGATCGGCCCGGTATAGAAGTGGTCGTACGCCGCCTGCAGTGCGCGGTCGCGATCCGCCCCGCCGCGCAGCGCCGCACTCTCCGCATCGGCGAGCGACTGGAAGGTGCGGGCAAGGTCCGGATTGCGGAACGGGGAATAGGCTGCGGGCGCCTGTCCGTCCGGCAGGAACAGCCGGGCGGTGGTGGAATAAAGCGTGATGGTTCGCTGCGCACGGTCGATGAAGCGGACGATCGACGGATCGATCGGGTGCCCGTCGCGGGCATAGCCGATCGCCGGCTCCAGCAGCGTCGCCAGCGGCAGTCGTCCGAACCGGCGGGCGAGCGCGATCCAGCCGCCGAACGCGCCGGGCACGGTCAGCGCTTTCGGCCCATGGTCCAGCACCGCGGGATCGGCGGCGGGGTCCAGCGCCAGCGGCGCGGCACCGGAAAAGGCCAGCGAATGGACGCTGCCGGCCTTGCGGTCGAGACAGGTGGCGAAGCCGTTGCCGCCGATGCTGGAGGCCCACGGCTCCACCACATTCATCACCGCCATCGCCGCGACGACCGCATCGGCCGCGGTGCCGCCCGCCAGCAGCATGCGCGTGCCCGCCATCGCCGCCAGCGGATGGCCCGCGGTAACGCCGCCATGCGGCATCGGCACCCCTGGCCGGTGCGAAGCAACGATTGCCTCCCCCGAACGGGGCGCATCGGGCGCCCGCTGTCCTGATTGAGCCCGCCCGATCTCCGGCAGGGCCGCCATCGCCAGCCCGGCGATGGAGGCGGTCAGCAACTGCCGCCGGTGAAGTCCGCCCGTTGCGCCCGCGCCATCGGTCCCGTTCATCGCCCGCCCCTTTTTTGCCCCTGGAGGCGGGCATGCTGCACCACAGCAAAGCCAAGCGCTAGCGGCGTATTTCATATTGTGGCAGGAAGGCTGCGAATATGAGAGGACAATCATGAAGGCCGCTTCCGCCCTCGACTACCGCGACCTCGCCCGCCGTCGTCTGCCCCCGTTCCTGTTCGAATATGTCGATGGCGGATCCTACGCCGAAGTGACGCTGAAGCGGAACGTCGCCGACCTGGAAGCGATCGCGCTGCGCCAGCGCGTGCTGAAGGACGTATCGCAGATCGACCTGTCGACCACGATCTTCGGGCAGGAATTGTCCATGCCGGTCGCGCTGGCGCCGATCGGCCTTGCCGGCATGAACGCCCGCCGGGGGGAGACGCAGGCGGTACGCGCGGCGGACAAGGCCGGTATCCCGTTCTGCCTGTCCACCGTATCGGCCTGCCCGATCCCCGAAGTGGCGGCGGCGGCCAAGCGCCCGTTCTGGTTCCAGCTCTACATGATCCGCGATCGTGCCTTCATGCGCGACCTGCTGGCGCAGGCGGCGGCGGCGGGCTGCACCACGCTGGTGTTCACCGTGGACATGCCGGTGCCGGGCAGCCGCTACCGCGACTACCGTTCCGGCCTGGCGGGTGCGTCCGGCTTCATGGGCGCGGCGCGGCGTGTGGCGCAGGCGATGATGCATCCGCGCTGGGCATGGGACGTGGGCATCCATGGCCGGCCGCACGCGCTCGGCAATGTCGCCCCGGTGCTGGGCGCGAATACCGGGCTGGAGGATTTCTTCGCCTGGATGCGCAATAATTTCGAACCCGCCGTGGGCTGGGACGATATCGCCTGGATCCGCAGCCAGTGGGCAGGGGAGATCGTGATCAAGGGCATCCTGGACCCCGCCGACGCGCAGGAAGCGGCCAATAACGGTGCGGACGGGCTGGTGGTGTCGAACCATGGCGGGCGGCAGCTGGATGGCGCGCTGTCCTCCACCCGCGCACTGCCGCCGATCGCGCAGGCGGTGGGCGACCGGATGGTGGTGATGGCCGATGGCGGCGTCCGCTCCGGCCTCGACGTGGTGCGGCTGCTGGCGCTGGGCGCGCAGTGCGTGCTGCTGGGTCGGGCCTGGGTCTATGCGCTGGCCGGCGGGGGCGAGGAGGGCATCAGCCACATGCTCGATCTGGTCCGGGCGGAGATGCGCGTCGCCATGGCGCTGACCGGCACGACCCGCATCGCCGATATCGATGCCACCATGCTGCACCTGCCGGGGGACCACGGGTGAAGCGGGCGCTGGTCGCCTTCGCCCTGCTGATGGCAGGCACCCCGGCACTGGCGCAACAGGCATACGATCTGACCGCCGCCACCCCGTACTCCGACACGGCAGGTGCCGGTTGGGAGGATGCGCAGCGCTGGTCCGTGAAGCAGGCGCCCGGCAATTACCGGGTGACGCTGACCGTGACCGGCCCCGCCCGCATCAGCGTGCTGGCCGAGTCGCGGCGCCTGATGCTGGAGGATGTGACGGTCCCCGCCGGGGAGACCTCGCGGCCCAGCTTCATCGTCAATGTCCGCGACACCGCGCTCGCCCCGCCCGAACGCAACGCGCCCGGCGGGCAGCATGTCCGCATCTCCGCCGGGGAGCAGGCCGGGCTCAACTGGGATGACCGGCTGACGCTGGAATTCCTGAGCGACCGGGCCGCAATTCGCGCCATCAGCGTGGAGCCGGTGACGGTGCCGACCCTCTATCTGATGGGCGACTCCACCGTGACGGACCAATCGTCCGATCCGGCCGCCAGCTGGGGGCAGATGCTGCCCCGCTTCATGACCGGCGACATCGCGGTCGCCAATCATGCCTGGTCGGGCGAGACGCTGAAGAGCTCCGTCACCAATTACCGGCTGGCGAAGGTGCTGGCGCTGCTGCGGCCGGGCGACTTCGTGGCGA includes the following:
- a CDS encoding rhamnogalacturonan acetylesterase; protein product: MKRALVAFALLMAGTPALAQQAYDLTAATPYSDTAGAGWEDAQRWSVKQAPGNYRVTLTVTGPARISVLAESRRLMLEDVTVPAGETSRPSFIVNVRDTALAPPERNAPGGQHVRISAGEQAGLNWDDRLTLEFLSDRAAIRAISVEPVTVPTLYLMGDSTVTDQSSDPAASWGQMLPRFMTGDIAVANHAWSGETLKSSVTNYRLAKVLALLRPGDFVAIQYGHNDQKQQWPQTYVAAGSTYDAWLATYIAEVRLRGATPILINSPERRNYDDAGRIVPSHRDYPAAVRRVAEQQDVPFVELTDATIAFYEALGPEQAAKGFADEGRDRTHHNTYGAYQLARIVAAGMGDVPGLGGHVAAPFRQYDPADPPQPESFTLPPSIVRANTQQAGS
- a CDS encoding gamma-glutamyltransferase, which produces MNGTDGAGATGGLHRRQLLTASIAGLAMAALPEIGRAQSGQRAPDAPRSGEAIVASHRPGVPMPHGGVTAGHPLAAMAGTRMLLAGGTAADAVVAAMAVMNVVEPWASSIGGNGFATCLDRKAGSVHSLAFSGAAPLALDPAADPAVLDHGPKALTVPGAFGGWIALARRFGRLPLATLLEPAIGYARDGHPIDPSIVRFIDRAQRTITLYSTTARLFLPDGQAPAAYSPFRNPDLARTFQSLADAESAALRGGADRDRALQAAYDHFYTGPIAQEFDRFSRQQGGWLRAEDLARYQPRWADPVSTTYRGLDVYCSPLTSRTGLEMCAQLNLVEGFDLAALPAGDPRLLHLLIEAIKVAKADVYRWAADPAFADAPVAGLLSKRFAESRRRLIDPARAGLYPEGADPAQFALTRPRQLAHLADERSRGGDTTSLSAVDADGNAIAVTTTIGGGFGTFLVMGDTGVLFNNGLRLGSTAPDPAHPNHVAPGKVPLLGNGPTIVLDQGRLKAVFGSPGGETIGQTQFQTLVNLVDRAMPIQEAIEAPRFALNADPSFYRPGAAITVQAEDRIPAEVLQQLSAMGHRIEPVGPYAIGSIQGILVDPSGSRVAGADPRRMGYAVGY
- the lldD gene encoding FMN-dependent L-lactate dehydrogenase LldD translates to MKAASALDYRDLARRRLPPFLFEYVDGGSYAEVTLKRNVADLEAIALRQRVLKDVSQIDLSTTIFGQELSMPVALAPIGLAGMNARRGETQAVRAADKAGIPFCLSTVSACPIPEVAAAAKRPFWFQLYMIRDRAFMRDLLAQAAAAGCTTLVFTVDMPVPGSRYRDYRSGLAGASGFMGAARRVAQAMMHPRWAWDVGIHGRPHALGNVAPVLGANTGLEDFFAWMRNNFEPAVGWDDIAWIRSQWAGEIVIKGILDPADAQEAANNGADGLVVSNHGGRQLDGALSSTRALPPIAQAVGDRMVVMADGGVRSGLDVVRLLALGAQCVLLGRAWVYALAGGGEEGISHMLDLVRAEMRVAMALTGTTRIADIDATMLHLPGDHG
- a CDS encoding sugar-binding domain-containing protein, whose translation is MRLKTLILAGACLTAPSSWPVLAQDASVHVASPRQTFNFNTGWRMHHGEQADAATPRFDDAGWQAVVLPNAFNETEAFARDIRDLSTGITWYRKRFTLPSDAPVSDQGGKALLEFEGVRQAAEVWVNGTSVVLSENGAMAFGADITPLLRPGENVVAVRVDNAWDYKERESGSRFQWNDRNFNVNYGGITKNVRLHLTGDTYQTLPLWAGLGTTGQYVWADGFDLAARSATIHAETQVRNDGTTPRTLTLRAELRDRDGTLKATFDGTPQAVAAGESRSLSAEQVVADLQWWSWGHGYLYTVTTTLLEGGRPIDSVDVVTGFRKLDFDNGTVQLNGRAIQMHGYAQRSSNEWPAVGVSLPPWISDFSNQLLVDSGGNLVRWMHITPSKQDVESADRVGLLQAVPAGDSERDVNDRRWEMRVALMRDNIIYNRNNPSVVFWEGGNESISEGHMAELKAIRDRYDPHGGRAIGSREMLDSTIAEYGGEMLYINKSGDIPMWAMEYSRDESARLYQDNWTPPFHQDAPDYNRNGDSQAVEDVRRWYEYYRVRPGTGDRVSAGGVNIIWSDSNTHYRGDNNYRRSGEVDAMRLPKASFFAHQVMWNGWVDPAPGTHILGHWNYAPGTVKPVQVVSTGEEVELFLNGRSLGPGARSDGFLFTWPDVVWNGGVLEAVARHADRSVTRHKLETTGAPAALKLTPHTSPRGLVLDGADLALVDVEVVDAAGRRVPVANDMIHWTVDGPAGWRGGIAQGDSSGRPRPAVPVAGHDERYPGTAREEDNYILSLDLPVENGINRVMVRANAGGTGPVRLTARADGMAPVTIELPTAQPAAASGGLSTDFPERHQVASLSRGVTPGAPTLTPTRTTHHPVAVTSPGNAGELAMLNDDNELTRWVSDGTQRGAEITFDFGKVVRLSEVDMKAVGWRTRGYPLRLELDGRTVWEGATPQSLGYANIAFPPAAGRVLRIVQTAPVADRDAFGQIVELATPRAAGDTGADEVQPGWRLGIVEIDFHGPVAP